In Rhodobacter xanthinilyticus, a single window of DNA contains:
- a CDS encoding ABC transporter ATP-binding protein: MAETNPQKVFAPWEDPTAVPLIRFEGVTKKFGTFTAIDNLNLKIYRGEFFALLGPSGCGKTTLMRMLAGFETPTEGAIWLDGQNVAPIPPNKRPVNMMFQSYALFPHLSVWENIAFGLKRSDMPKEQIGERVQEMLRLTRLEQFAKRKPHQISGGQRQRVALARSLAKAPKLLLLDEPLGALDKKLRQETQFELMDIQEKTGTTFVIVTHDQEEAMTVATRVAVMDHGKLIQVATPAGIYETPNSVYVADFIGEVNIFEGAARRISEEMVEIDYAEGKAPLRAVTAEALAPGQKVFLAVRPEKILVSHEPPHERANEVKGKIVDIAYLGNISTYRVRLETGQMVSAQMTNAKRLARRDFTWEDEVWLSWTETAGVVLTR; this comes from the coding sequence ATGGCCGAAACCAATCCGCAGAAAGTCTTTGCGCCGTGGGAAGACCCCACCGCCGTGCCGCTGATCCGCTTCGAGGGGGTGACGAAGAAATTCGGCACCTTCACCGCGATCGACAATCTCAACCTGAAGATCTACCGCGGCGAGTTTTTCGCGCTGCTGGGGCCCTCGGGCTGCGGCAAGACCACCTTGATGCGGATGCTCGCGGGCTTCGAGACGCCCACCGAGGGGGCGATCTGGCTCGATGGCCAGAATGTCGCGCCGATCCCGCCCAACAAGCGCCCCGTCAACATGATGTTCCAAAGCTACGCGCTCTTCCCGCATCTGAGCGTGTGGGAGAATATCGCCTTCGGGCTGAAGCGCTCGGACATGCCCAAGGAGCAGATCGGCGAGCGCGTGCAGGAGATGCTGCGGCTCACCCGGCTCGAGCAATTCGCCAAGCGCAAGCCCCATCAGATCTCGGGCGGTCAGCGCCAGCGGGTGGCGCTCGCGCGCTCGCTCGCCAAGGCGCCGAAGCTTCTGTTGCTCGACGAGCCCTTGGGCGCGCTCGACAAGAAGCTGCGTCAGGAGACGCAGTTCGAGCTGATGGATATTCAGGAAAAGACCGGCACCACCTTCGTGATCGTGACCCACGATCAGGAAGAGGCGATGACGGTGGCCACGCGGGTGGCGGTGATGGATCACGGCAAGCTGATCCAGGTGGCCACGCCCGCCGGCATCTACGAGACCCCGAATTCGGTCTATGTCGCGGATTTCATTGGCGAAGTGAATATCTTCGAGGGCGCTGCGCGGCGCATCTCCGAGGAGATGGTCGAGATCGATTATGCCGAGGGCAAGGCGCCCCTGCGCGCGGTCACCGCCGAGGCGCTCGCGCCCGGGCAGAAGGTGTTCCTCGCGGTGCGCCCCGAGAAGATCCTCGTCTCGCATGAGCCGCCCCATGAGCGCGCCAACGAGGTGAAGGGCAAGATCGTCGACATCGCCTATCTGGGCAATATCTCGACCTACCGGGTGCGGCTCGAAACCGGGCAGATGGTCTCGGCGCAGATGACCAACGCCAAGCGGCTGGCGCGGCGCGATTTCACCTGGGAGGACGAGGTCTGGCTGAGCTGGACCGAGACGGCCGGCGTCGTATTGACGAGGTAA
- a CDS encoding polyamine ABC transporter substrate-binding protein, which produces MKHLWLPLAALTLAGGSALAEDVRVYNWSDYIDEALLKQFEDETGINLIYDVFDSNEVLETKLLAGSSGYDVVVPTGSFLERQIQAGVFRKLDYDKMPNSANLWDLIKDRTAQYDPGNQYSINYMWGTTGIGANMPKIKEVLGDDAPVNSLELVFNPKYMEKLSKCGVMFLDAPTEIIPAALKYIGEDPNSKDPDVIAKTEPVLMAIQPYVSKFNSSEYINALANGEICMAFGWSGDILQARDRAAEANNGVEIEYHAPKEGALMWFDQMAIPADAPNPEGAMKFLNFIMDAKNMAAASNYVYYANGNKASQEFLNEDVIGDPAIYPDEETLKNLYTVTAYDPKLNRTVTRLWTKVKSGT; this is translated from the coding sequence ATGAAACACCTCTGGCTTCCTCTCGCTGCCTTGACCCTCGCGGGGGGCTCGGCGCTCGCAGAGGACGTTCGCGTCTACAACTGGTCGGACTATATCGACGAAGCGCTGCTCAAGCAGTTCGAGGACGAGACCGGCATCAACCTGATCTATGACGTTTTCGACAGCAACGAAGTGCTGGAAACGAAGCTGCTGGCGGGCTCGTCGGGCTATGACGTGGTGGTGCCGACCGGCTCCTTCCTCGAGCGCCAGATCCAGGCCGGCGTGTTCCGCAAGCTCGATTACGACAAGATGCCCAATTCCGCGAACCTGTGGGATCTGATCAAGGACCGCACCGCACAATATGACCCGGGCAACCAATATTCGATCAACTACATGTGGGGCACCACCGGCATCGGCGCCAACATGCCCAAGATCAAGGAAGTGCTCGGCGATGACGCGCCGGTCAATTCGCTCGAGCTGGTCTTCAACCCGAAATATATGGAAAAGCTCTCGAAATGCGGCGTGATGTTCCTCGACGCGCCGACCGAGATCATCCCGGCCGCGCTGAAATACATCGGCGAGGACCCGAATTCGAAAGACCCCGACGTGATCGCCAAGACCGAGCCGGTGCTGATGGCGATCCAGCCCTATGTCTCGAAGTTCAACAGCTCGGAATATATCAACGCGCTGGCGAACGGCGAGATCTGCATGGCGTTTGGCTGGTCGGGCGATATTCTGCAGGCGCGTGACCGCGCGGCCGAGGCCAACAACGGCGTCGAGATCGAATATCATGCGCCCAAGGAAGGCGCGCTGATGTGGTTCGACCAGATGGCGATCCCGGCCGATGCGCCGAACCCGGAAGGCGCGATGAAGTTCCTCAACTTCATCATGGATGCCAAGAACATGGCCGCCGCCTCGAACTACGTCTATTACGCCAACGGCAACAAGGCGAGCCAGGAGTTCCTCAACGAGGACGTGATCGGCGATCCGGCGATCTACCCCGATGAGGAGACGCTGAAGAACCTCTACACGGTCACGGCCTATGATCCCAAGCTCAACCGCACCGTGACGCGCCTGTGGACGAAAGTGAAATCGGGCACCTGA
- a CDS encoding GntR family transcriptional regulator encodes MNVELQKQPAHESVYQGLRQMILGGDFAPGQAVTIQGLVELLGAGMTPVREAIRRLISEGALQFQGNRRVSVPELSLAQIDELTFARCALEPELARRATRKIKPDQIYALRTIDEALNAAIARGDVKGYLLQNYRFHMALYGAAGSEVVLPLVQALWLRSAPSLRVMCGRFGTQNLPDMHVEALAGLRAGDGEAVAQAIRLDIVQGLENIRAVLEGRGEG; translated from the coding sequence GTGAACGTCGAGCTGCAGAAACAGCCTGCCCATGAATCGGTCTATCAGGGCCTGCGCCAGATGATCCTCGGCGGCGATTTCGCGCCGGGGCAGGCGGTGACGATCCAGGGGCTGGTCGAGCTTCTGGGCGCGGGCATGACGCCGGTGCGCGAGGCGATCCGGCGGCTGATCTCGGAGGGGGCGTTGCAGTTTCAGGGCAACCGCCGGGTCTCGGTGCCCGAGCTCAGCCTCGCGCAGATCGACGAGCTGACCTTCGCGCGCTGCGCGCTCGAGCCCGAGCTCGCCCGCCGCGCGACGCGAAAAATCAAGCCAGATCAGATATATGCGCTGCGCACCATTGATGAGGCGCTCAACGCCGCGATCGCCCGGGGCGATGTGAAGGGGTATCTGTTGCAAAACTACCGCTTCCATATGGCGCTTTACGGCGCGGCGGGCTCGGAGGTGGTTCTGCCGCTCGTGCAGGCGCTGTGGCTGCGCTCGGCGCCGAGCCTGCGGGTGATGTGCGGCCGCTTCGGCACCCAGAACCTGCCCGACATGCATGTCGAGGCGCTCGCGGGGCTGCGGGCGGGCGATGGCGAGGCGGTGGCGCAGGCCATTCGCCTCGATATCGTGCAGGGGCTGGAGAATATCCGCGCGGTTCTGGAGGGGCGCGGCGAGGGCTGA
- a CDS encoding ABC transporter permease subunit, producing the protein MNFRRFSLISVPYLWLLIFFLVPFLIVLKIALSDTAIAIPPYEPVFDPAAGWAGLKAFFSGLDFENFTFLTEDDLYWKAYLGSLKIATISTVLTLIVGYPIAYAMAQAADEWRPTLMMLVILPFWTSFLIRVYSWVGIIGNEGLLNHMLMASGLISTPLQIMNTPTAVYLGIVYTYLPFMILPIYSALEKMDTSLTEAAVDLGCSRGQAFWLVTLPLSRPGMVAGCFLVFIPALGEFVIPSLLGGSQTLMIGKVLWEEFFSNRDWPVASAVAVVLLAILVIPIILFQRNQQKQEEAGR; encoded by the coding sequence ATGAATTTCCGTCGCTTTTCGCTGATCTCGGTGCCCTATCTGTGGCTCCTGATCTTCTTTCTCGTGCCGTTCCTGATCGTCTTGAAGATCGCGCTCTCCGATACGGCGATCGCGATCCCGCCCTATGAGCCGGTCTTCGACCCGGCGGCGGGCTGGGCGGGGCTGAAGGCGTTCTTCTCGGGGCTCGATTTCGAGAATTTCACCTTCCTGACCGAGGATGATCTCTACTGGAAGGCCTATCTCGGCTCGCTCAAGATCGCCACGATCTCGACGGTTCTGACGCTGATCGTCGGCTATCCGATCGCCTATGCGATGGCGCAGGCGGCGGACGAATGGCGCCCGACGCTGATGATGCTCGTCATCTTGCCGTTCTGGACCTCGTTCCTGATCCGCGTCTATTCCTGGGTCGGCATCATCGGCAACGAGGGGCTTTTGAACCATATGCTGATGGCCAGCGGGCTGATCTCGACGCCGCTGCAGATCATGAACACGCCGACGGCCGTCTATCTCGGTATCGTCTATACCTACCTGCCGTTCATGATCTTGCCGATCTACTCCGCGCTCGAGAAGATGGATACCTCGCTGACCGAGGCGGCGGTGGATCTGGGCTGCTCGCGCGGGCAGGCCTTCTGGCTCGTGACGCTGCCGCTCTCGCGGCCGGGCATGGTGGCGGGGTGCTTTCTCGTCTTCATCCCGGCGCTCGGCGAATTCGTGATCCCCTCGCTTCTGGGCGGCTCGCAGACGCTGATGATCGGCAAGGTGCTGTGGGAGGAATTCTTCTCCAACCGCGATTGGCCGGTGGCTTCGGCGGTGGCGGTGGTGCTGCTCGCGATCCTCGTGATCCCGATCATCCTCTTCCAGCGCAACCAGCAAAAACAAGAGGAGGCCGGCCGATGA